From the genome of Perca fluviatilis chromosome 1, GENO_Pfluv_1.0, whole genome shotgun sequence, one region includes:
- the tmem134 gene encoding transmembrane protein 134, which yields MATQFSIDDAFVLEGDEEGAVSDGETEGWKGRDKDREGGEMTFGPLTFSKPQSHPSPAAAGSPEHSNLKYQNLENEDALGSNGNSSFNNFFKISDPATLSYCSSQWSFSTLSSVTQLSAHCCGWVSHPLVKKNRRVVLASFLLLITGVALIFTGVVIQLNPNAGVSSAIFFVPGFLLFIPGVYHVIYISCAIRGRRGFKLFYLPYFEK from the exons ATGGCAACGCAGTTTAGTATCGATGATGCCTTTGTATTGGAGGGAGATGAGGAGGGAGCTGTTTCTGATGGGGAGACGGAGGGATGGAAGGGCAGAGACAAggacagagaaggaggagagatgaCATTTGGTCCTCTAACTTTCTCCAAACCTCAGAGTCATCCctcacctgctgctgctggctccCCTGAACACAGTAACCTAAAGTATCAG AATCTGGAAAATGAAGACGCCTTGGGCAGCAATGGCAATTCCTCTTTCAATAACTTCTTTAAAATCAG TGACCCTGCAACTCTGTCTTACTGCAGCTCCCAGTGGTCCTTCAGCACCTTGAGTTCTGTCACACAGCTCTCTGCACACTGCTGCGG gtgGGTGTCCCATCCGCTGGTGAAGAAAAACAGAAGAGTTGTTCTTGCTTCATTCCTTCTCCTCATCACTGGAGTTG CTCTTATTTTCACAGGTGTTGTCATACAGCTGAATCCAAATGCAG GTGTTTCAAGTGCTATATTCTTTGTACCTGGATTTCTTCTCTTCATTCCTGGAG TGTACCATGTGATATACATCAGCTGTGCTATCCGAGGAAGAAGAGGCTTCAAATTGTTCTACCtaccttattttgaaaaatga
- the serping1 gene encoding plasma protease C1 inhibitor, with protein MKLQAVLCVLLQLIFELSSCAHLWVVPGSTLELPCLSFQTDFSEAAITWKFNGKDVNLSDQSPGSPRVKQDGRYLSISPVTAANEGKYTCFIKENNMEMIRTYDIKVDASISYTIKVTEGSTAHLPCYFPPSSQVKADALWFKETGPNMTTRLNPEDDNKRVELLYPLDNDQTSIIRNTVMEDTGLYICSAEGKLLSSVYLIVEVAATDAPYSCIGFTTAWEPCQDENSRTGEPMLQESITEFSMKLYSFLRESQPSSNLLFSPISISGALSHLLLGARAHTRKAIERAVCVPHDFHCVHLQMKKLREKLAGSLQMASQIYYNPQMNLSESFTNQSIQFYEAEPTRLLETSKESTDMINSWVANKTNNKIQHLVDSVSPSTQLMLLNAVSFSGQWKVKYDMKPRKGLFTKLDGDLVNVPLLYHQKYMAAMTYVVELKAQVARFALTGDSSLYILLPRSNKVTDLQQVEERMTDTAVLKMIEQVKATSPQPIEVTLPRIKLDIQPDMNILMKKLGLSSLFEDANLCGLYSEERLVLDDARHRAFLALTEQGVEAGAVTTVSFSRSFPSFSALRPFIMLLWSDQANVPLFIGRVTEP; from the exons ATGAAACTACAGGCTGTACTTTGTGTCTTGCTGCAGCTCATTTTTGAG CTTTCTTCATGTGCACATCTCTGGGTGGTTCCTGGTTCCACTCTGGAGCTGCCATGTCTCTCATTTCAAACTGACTTCTCTGAAGCGGCCATCACCTGGAAATTCAATG GTAAAGATGTAAATCTCAGTGATCAGTCCCCTGGCTCACCTAGAGTTAAACAGGATGGCAGGTATCTCTCTATATCCCCGGTTACTGCTGCCAATGAAGGCAAGTACACATGTTTCATAAAGGAGAATAATATGGAGATGATAAGGACATACGACATTAAAGTTGATG CATCCATTAGCTATACCATTAAGGTAACTGAAGGCTCTACCGCTCACCTCCCGTGCTATTTCCCACCTTCCAGCCAAGTAAAGGCCGATGCACTTTGGTTCAAAGAGACGGGTCCTAACATGACGACGAGGCTGAATCCTGAAGATGATAATAAGAGAGTGGAGCTGCTTTATCCACTCGACAATGATCAGACCAGCATAATCAGAAACACTGTCATGGAGGATACTGGACTTTACATATGTTCTGCTGAGGGGAAGTTGCTGAGCTCTGTATATCTCATTGTTGAAG TTGCTGCTACCGATGCTCCTTACTCGTGCATCGGCTTCACCACAGCATGGGAGCCCTGCCAGGATGAGAACAGTCGCACAGGGGAACCCATGTTGCAGGAATCCATCACAGAGTTTTCCATGAAGCTGTATTCTTTCCTCAGAGAATCCCAACCCTCCAGCAACTTGCTCTTCTCTCCTATCAGTATTAGCGGGGCACTGTCTCATTTGTTGTTAG GTGCAAGGGCTCACACTCGTAAAGCCATTGAGAGGGCGGTCTGTGTGCCTCATGACTTCCACTGTGTTCACCTGCAGATGAAGAAGCTGAGAGAGAAGTTGGCCGGCTCCTTGCAGATGGCCTCTCAGATCTACTATAACCCAC AAATGAATCTGAGCGAGTCCTTTACTAACCAGTCCATTCAGTTCTATGAAGCGGAGCCCACCAGGCTGCTTGAAACCAGCAAGGAGAGCACAGACATGATCAACAGCTGGGTGGCTAATAAGACTAACAATAAAATCCAACATTTGGTTGACTCCGTATCACCCAGTACACAGCTGATGCTGCTCAACGCTGTCTCCTTCAGTG GTCAGTGGAAGGTTAAGTATGATATGAAACCCAGGAAAGGGCTTTTCACAAAACTGGATGGTGATCTGGTGAATGTGCCGCTCCTTTATCACCAGAAATACATGGCAGCTATGACATATGTTGTTGAGCTAAAGGCGCAG GTGGCGAGGTTTGCTCTCACGGGGGACAGCAGTCTTTACATTTTGCTGCCTCGCTCCAACAAAGTGACTGACCTGCAGCAGGTGGAGGAGAGGATGACGGACACAGCGGTGCTTAAAATGATAGAACAAGTGAAAGCAACGTCTCCTCAGCCTATCGAGGTCACTCTGCCCCGAATCAAGCTGGATATCCAGCCGGACATGAACATACTTATGAAGAAATTAG GACTGTCGTCACTCTTCGAGGATGCTAACCTGTGTGGTCTCTACTCTGAAGAGAGGTTGGTTCTGGACGATGCCAGACACCGAGCCTTCCTCGCACTGACCGAACAAGGAGTTGAGGCCGGGGCCGTCACCACTGTCTCATTCTCTCgctccttcccttccttctcTGCCCTGCGGCCTTTCATCATGCTGCTGTGGAGTGACCAGGCCAATGTGCCACTCTTTATTGGCAGAGTGACCGAGCCGTGA